A single Ziziphus jujuba cultivar Dongzao chromosome 11, ASM3175591v1 DNA region contains:
- the LOC125419226 gene encoding CASP-like protein 1D1, translating to MASTDPEYGTKPQPNPPTAGENKWKYLKVPLSSLDAGLRVLLFAACVTSVVVMVTSKQTIHQGPVSKEAKFNHSPALIYFVAALSVAGLYSIITTLASISIIMKPAFSSKFILHFAFWDVLIFGVVASATGTAGAVGYVGLKGNKHVPWQKVCNVFDKYCRHIAGSLAVSLFASVVLVLLIWLSAFTLHKKIPK from the exons ATGGCATCCACTGATCCAGAATATGGCACAAAACCCCAGCCTAATCCACCAACTGCAGGCGAAAACAAGTGGAAATATTTAAAGGTTCCTCTGAGCTCACTGGACGCGGGACTTAGGGTGTTGTTGTTTGCAGCCTGTGTAACAAGTGTTGTGGTTATGGTCACCAGCAAACAGACTATTCATCAAGGTCCTGTGTCTAAGGAGGCCAAGTTTAATCACTCTCCTGCTTTGAT ATACTTTGTAGCGGCATTATCAGTTGCTGGCCTTTACAGTATCATCACTACACTAGCATCAATCTCCATCATCATGAAGCCAGCATTCTCAAGCAAGTTCATACTCCATTTTGCATTCTGGGATGTG CTTATATTTGGGGTGGTCGCCTCAGCAACAGGCACCGCTGGTGCTGTTGGATATGTCGGGTTAAAGGGAAATAAACATGTCCCATGGCAGAAGGTTTGCAATGTTTTCGACAAGTACTGTCGACATATTGCAGGCTCGCTTGCAGTTTCATTGTTCGCGTCCGTTGTGCTAGTCTTGCTCATCTGGCTCTCTGCTTTCACCCTTCACAAAAAAATCCCCAAGTAG
- the LOC107410210 gene encoding divinyl chlorophyllide a 8-vinyl-reductase, chloroplastic, with amino-acid sequence MSICFSSRVFNLHSAKNQSFVTRFSSQFINQIHVSSIPYALPSSSLNLSELLKHSRQKKLNPITASTTPSVETLSQSSFRNKKPKDINVLVVGSTGYIGKFVVKELVDRGFNVIGVAREKSGIRGQNSKEETLNQLKGANVCFSDVTNLDALDKSLRNLKVPIDVVVSCLASRTGGVKDSWKIDYEATKNSLVAGKNNGASHFVLLSAICVQKPLLEFQRAKLKFEAELMTEAEEDNGFTYSIVRPTAFFKSLGGQVELVRDGKPYVMFGDGKLCACKPISEPDLASFIADCVLSEDKINQVLPIGGPGTALTPLEQGEILFRLLGKEPKFLKVPIGIMDFAIGVLDFLVKIFPSMEDAAEYGKIGRYYAAESMLVLDAETGEYSAEQTPSYGKDTLEEFFERVLREGMAGQELGEQTIF; translated from the coding sequence atgtcCATTTGTTTCTCTTCCCGCGTATTCAATCTTCACTCAGCAAAGAACCAAAGCTTCGTAACCCGTTTCTCTTCACAATTCATCAATCAAATTCATGTAAGCTCTATCCCTTACGCTTTGCCATCTTCTTCTTTAAATCTATCTGAACTCTTAAAGCATAGCAGACAAAAAAAACTCAACCCCATTACAGCTTCAACAACCCCAAGTGTCGAAACCCTCTCCCAATCTTCATTCAGAAACAAGAAACCAAAAGATATTAACGTTTTGGTTGTGGGTTCAACTGGGTATATCGGGAAATTCGTGGTTAAAGAGCTTGTTGATAGAGGGTTCAATGTTATTGGCGTAGCTAGGGAAAAAAGTGGGATTAGAGGCCAAAATAGCAAGGAAGAGACTTTGAATCAGTTGAAAGGAGCAAATGTGTGCTTCTCAGATGTGACAAATTTGGATGCTTTGGATAAATCTTTGAGAAATCTGAAAGTTCCAATTGATGTTGTTGTTTCATGCCTTGCTAGCCGTACAGGTGGTGTGAAAGATTCCTGGAAGATAGACTATGAGGCAACAAAGAACAGTCTCGTTGCTGGTAAAAATAATGGGGCTTCACATTTTGTACTGCTATCTGCAATATGTGTGCAAAAGCCCCTTCTTGAATTTCAGCGAGCAAAGCTGAAATTTGAAGCTGAATTGATGACAGAAGCAGAAGAGGATAATGGGTTCACTTACAGTATAGTAAGACCAACTGCATTCTTTAAGAGCTTGGGTGGTCAGGTTGAGTTGGTGAGAGATGGAAAGCCTTATGTCATGTTTGGGGATGGAAAGCTATGTGCTTGTAAACCAATTAGTGAACCAGATTTGGCTTCTTTCATTGCTGATTGTGTGCTGAGTGAAGATAAGATCAATCAGGTTCTGCCTATAGGCGGACCCGGGACGGCTTTGACACCATTGGAGCAGGGAGAGATATTGTTTAGGCTTCTGGGGAAGGAGCCCAAGTTCTTGAAAGTGCCTATTGGGATAATGGACTTTGCCATTGGGGTTCTTGATTTCCTTGTTAAGATCTTTCCTTCGATGGAAGACGCTGCTGAGTACGGGAAGATCGGAAGGTATTATGCAGCTGAAAGCATGTTGGTTTTGGACGCTGAGACTGGAGAGTATAGTGCTGAACAAACACCAAGTTATGGAAAAGACACGTTGGAAGAATTCTTTGAGAGGGTACTGAGAGAAGGGATGGCTGGACAGGAATTAGGCGAACAGACAATTTTTTGA